A genomic window from Pecten maximus chromosome 2, xPecMax1.1, whole genome shotgun sequence includes:
- the LOC117316542 gene encoding tyramine beta-hydroxylase-like translates to MRVLIFVLCVTTVLGFRHFQNELPNGAEVPHPCKANFVWWGVGHLNPRGGGRVNPFGVDFRNAGMKWTRALCEMDSDGDGETNGQELGDPDCVWTKGSVAAVTKDISHPGICTPYSDPACKEANAWVSCEIEDLKCDTFNEVGVKNMSLRIPRTFVPDAKTSYLCVKLDMPTDVDYHIIGLEPLIDNEHATHHIIMFGCEDQEEDVSETGVVVPCGMFTPQCPYQVLGWGIGVSRKCFQKTTGVRIGKTAYKKLMMQVHYSNPERRADFTDNSGLNVYYTPNLRPYDVKVLSVGSQYFEIPPGKPEVDIEGVCSSDCSSRLFTAPVYIATAKNHMHYMGRKQKLEQYRNGVWIRDITNVDDFEFDRFDAFHFDPPIEVLPGDELKTTCVFESSGKTTTTFSGDGTLDEMCHVLLHVFPAENVKESYCMTLKKYDLCKLINFPSEFPVIDGCKIKSIFNPFHPDMVSINSNLRKFCKPFDICTQECKQYITDMLSSNKCFSGDIVSVYRYLSVKHMSSSMDMWAAIDSCKTEIEMETCQQQCNVVEDGNVALTQG, encoded by the exons ATGCGCGTCCTGATTTTTGTGCTGTGCGTGACAACGGTATTGGGATTCCGGCATTTTCAGAATGAACTTCCAAATGGCGCAGAAGTCCCACATCCGTGCAAGGCCAACTTCGTCTGGTGGGGCGTTGGTCATCTCAACCCCCGGGGAGGAGGTAGAGTAAATCCTTTTGGAGTGGATTTCAGAAACGCTGGAATG AAGTGGACAAGAGCCCTGTGTGAGATGGACTCTGACGGAGACGGAGAGACAAACGGACAGGAGTTGGGAGACCCGGATTGTGTGTGGACCAAAGGAAGTGTCGCGGCGGTCACCAAAGACATCAGTCATCCTG GTATTTGCACCCCATATTCGGATCCCGCTTGCAAGGAAGCAAACGCCTGGGTTAGTTGCGAGATTGAAGATTTGAAATGTGACACGTTTAACGAAGTAG gAGTAAAGAACATGTCCTTACGCATTCCAAGGACATTTGTGCCCGATGCTAAGACAAGCTACTTGTGTGTGAAATTAGACATGCCTACAGACGTCGACTACCATATAATTGGCTTGGAACCACTAATAGACAACGAACACGCCACTCATCATATTATTATGTTTGGCTGTGAGGATCAAG AGGAAGACGTATCAGAAACTGGCGTAGTTGTGCCGTGCGGAATGTTTACTCCACAGTGTCCGTACCAGGTCTTGGGCTGGGGAATCGGAGTAAGTCGCAAATGTTTTCAGAAAACCACTGGTGTCAGGATAGGTAAAACTGCCTACAAGAAACTCATGATGCAG GTTCACTATAGCAACCCGGAACGTCGGGCAGACTTCACTGACAACTCTGGACTAAACGTGTACTACACTCCAAATCTCCGACCATATGATGTCAAAGTATTATCGGTGGGCTCTCAATACTTTGAGATTCCACCTGGCAAACCGGAAGTTGACATTGAGGGTGTGTGTAGTAGTGACTGCTCATCACGCCTATTTACCGCGCCTGTATATATCGCAACGGCAAAGAACCACATGCACTACATGG gaagaaaacaaaaacttgaACAGTACAGAAACGGAGTGTGGATCAGGGACATTACCAACGTAgatgattttgaatttgatcGTTTTGATGCCTTTCA TTTTGACCCTCCGATCGAAGTCCTGCCTGGGGATGAGCTTAAAACAACCTGTGTATTCGAATCTTCTGGAAAGACCACGACGACATTCTCGGGCGATGGCACTTTAGATGAAATGTGTCACGTTTTGTTACATGTCTTTCCAGCTGAAAACGTAAAAGAATCGTATTGTATGACGTTAAAGAAGTATGATTTATGTAAGCTAATTAATTTTCCATCGGAATTCCCGGTGATAGATGGCTGCAAAATCAAATCAATTTTCAATCCATTCCATCCAGACATGGTCAGTATCAATTCTAACCTGAGGAAATTTTGTAAACCATTCGATATATGTACACAAGAATGCAAACAGTACATCACAGACATGTTGTCGAGTAACAAGTGTTTCAGCGGAGATATCGTCAGCGTGTACCGTTACTTGTCCGTAAAACACATGTCGTCGTCCATGGACATGTGGGCAGCCATCGATTCCTGTAAAACTGAGATCGAAATGGAGACTTGTCAGCAACAATGTAATGTTGTTGAGGATGGTAATGTGGCCTTAACACAAGGGTAG
- the LOC117340891 gene encoding uncharacterized protein LOC117340891: MLDGYDVGKTQYLVNGFKEGFRIHYEGGDFRPTCQNLKSAKDLPGVVEEKLKKELQGGRIAGPFINSPYEQFHVSPIGVVPKKEPGKFRMIHHLSYPKGLSINDGISPASSTVQYATISDAIGHIKQQGQNSFLAKTDIESAFRIVPIHPDDRRMLGLIWDGNFYFDKCLPMGLSESCKIFEELSTALEWVAYSKLKAPSVVHVLDDFLFMATTKSECMAILQNFQDMCSYIGIPLAPDKTFGPEQVLPFLGITLDTTKMEARLPQDKLDRCRDLITSFKTRKKVTLKNLQSLIGTLQFATAVVLPGRAFLRRLIDITIGIQKSFHLVRLPKSAKADLIMWEEFLQSFNGSQFFLDDRWMLSDSINFFTDSSYLGFGGMFGNNWFYGTWVIKVQEQKVNIAILELYPIVLAILAWGDQLKHKCIRFFTDNQALVPVINKQSSRDPILMRLVRKLVLSCLNYNILFKCVHIRGHDNSLADALSRLQVEKFKKLCPSASPEPTQVQSLLDQELYLLP; this comes from the coding sequence ATGTTAGACGGGTATGATGTCGGGAAGACACAATATCTTGTTAATGGTTTTAAGGAGGGCTTTCGCATCCACTATGAAGGAGGGGACTTTCGCCCAACTTGTCAAAATCTAAAATCAGCTAAAGACCTCCCCGGTGTAGTAGAAGAAAAACTTAAGAAAGAATTGCAGGGTGGACGAATTGCGGGCCCCTTCATTAATTCACCCTATGAACAATTCCATGTTAGCCCTATAGGTGTTGTCCCTAAAAAAGAACCTGGCAAATTCCGCATGATCCATCACCTTAGTTATCCAAAAGGCCTGTCTATCAATGATGGAATCAGTCCTGCGTCTTCTACAGTACAATATGCTACAATTTCGGATGCTATTGGCCATATTAAACAACAAGGTCAAAATTCTTTTTTAGCTAAGACAGATATAGAATCTGCATTTAGGATTGTTCCCATTCATCCAGATGATCGTAGAATGTTAGGGTTAATATGGGATGGAAATttctattttgacaaatgtTTACCAATGGGGTTATCAGAAAGCTGCAAAATTTTTGAAGAACTCAGTACTGCTTTAGAATGGGTGGCCTATTCAAAACTCAAAGCCCCATCAGTGGTTCATGTTTTAGATGATTTTCTGTTCATGGCCACCACAAAATCAGAGTGCATGGCCATACTTCAAAACTTTCAGGATATGTGTTCTTATATTGGTATCCCATTAGCCCCAGATAAGACTTTTGGCCCAGAACAGGTATTGCCATTCCTGGGGATTACCCTAGATACAACAAAAATGGAAGCTAGGCTCCCTCAGGATAAATTGGACCGTTGCAGAGACTTAATAACATCTTTTAAAACCCGTAAAAAGGTCACATTAAAAAATCTACAGTCTCTCATTGGTACGTTACAGTTTGCCACTGCAGTTGTTTTGCCAGGTCGTGCCTTCCTACGTCGTCTCATTGATATAACGATTGGGATTCAAAAGTCATTTCATCTTGTCCGCCTTCCAAAGTCTGCTAAAGCTGACCTCATCATGTGGGAAGAATTTTTACAATCATTCAATGGTTCTCAATTTTTCCTAGATGATAGGTGGATGCTAAGTGATAGTATCAATTTTTTCACAGACTCCTCTTATTTGGGCTTTGGGGGGATGTTTGGAAACAATTGGTTTTACGGTACCTGGGTCATCAAAGTTCAAGAACAAAAAGTAAATATAGCCATTCTAGAGCTTTATCCCATTGTGTTGGCAATCCTAGCTTGGGGGGACCAGTTAAAACATAAGTGTATTCGATTTTTCACGGACAACCAGGCTTTAGTTCCAGTGATCAATAAACAATCATCACGAGACCCAATTCTCATGAGGCTTGTACGCAAACTAGTACTGTCATGCCTCAATTATAACATTCTCTTTAAATGTGTTCATATAAGAGGTCACGACAATTCGCTAGCTGATGCCTTGTCTCGTTTGCAGGTCGAGAAGTTCAAAAAATTATGTCCCTCAGCCTCCCCAGAGCCAACGCAAGTACAGTCTCTATTGGACCAGGAACTTTACCTACTACCTTGA
- the LOC117340901 gene encoding uncharacterized protein LOC117340901 — translation MPPKRKAATNHSTIPPRSRTTVTTEVVNAGENQFLPVQPGIQRPATEETPGRLIPESEVEAIVQRAVKQGVETACRQFFPHLNDMTAVMPATSRPPSSQDGATASTALPQVNEAVGEETVVHSALNVAATVSQVSPVDDTDANPFTSTAIPLPALVTQVVKEKIWAGEYIDMSLIDKKDNASYEQVIKYQSGAPVVQWVPKHKPKTLSIDQWTNNFHIFASIYCERKPKEFAALLKYASLVRKLATKGADWQYYDSSFRRLQAANGEQGWDRVEWELWHEAIMRRLGQPSQSTKQSGPHPKGFCFKFLNDRSCPGPNSGCKHFHGCTTCQGSHHPSNCPTLSHAPRSHFGSMQNFRPPRQQYQQYSSNRFQPYTPRAQGFPRHRHPYNRR, via the coding sequence ATGCCTCCCAAACGGAAAGCGGCCACTAACCACTCGACCATACCTCCCCGGTCCCGTACAACAGTGACAACTGAAGTTGTTAATGCCGGTGAAAACCAATTTCTACCCGTACAGCCGGGGATTCAGAGGCCAGCAACAGAGGAAACGCCCGGAAGACTCATACCAGAGTCAGAAGTTGAGGCCATTGTACAGAGAGCTGTCAAACAAGGAGTAGAAACTGCATGTCGGCAGTTTTTCCCTCACCTCAATGACATGACAGCTGTCATGCCAGCTACATCACGACCACCATCTTCTCAGGACGGCGCAACAGCATCAACAGCTTTGCCACAAGTCAATGAAGCTGTAGGTGAGGAAACCGTAGTTCATAGTGCCTTAAACGTAGCAGCAACTGTGTCCCAGGTATCCCCAGTTGATGACACAGATGCGAATCCCTTTACGTCGACTGCCATTCCACTACCAGCCTTAGTGACACAGGTGGTGAAAGAAAAGATCTGGGCTGGCGAATATATAGACATGTCCCTTATCGACAAAAAAGATAATGCCAGCTATGAACAGGTGATCAAATACCAATCGGGGGCTCCTGTGGTACAGTGGGTACCTAAACATAAACCCAAAACCCTTTCCATTGACCAATGGACAAACAACTTCCACATTTTTGCGAGTATTTATTGCGAAAGGAAGCCGAAAGAGTTTGCAGCACTCCTAAAATATGCCTCTTTGGTTCGAAAACTAGCTACAAAAGGAGCTGATTGGCAGTATTATGATAGCTCTTTTAGACGCCTTCAAGCTGCCAATGGAGAACAGGGTTGGGACCGTGTGGAATGGGAGCTGTGGCACGAGGCCATTATGCGTAGACTCGGTCAACCCTCCCAATCAACCAAGCAGTCGGGTCCCCACCCCAAGGGTTTCTGCTTCAAATTTCTAAATGATAGAAGTTGCCCTGGACCCAATAGCGGCTGCAAGCATTTCCACGGCTGTACCACCTGCCAAGGAAGTCATCATccaagcaactgccccacaCTCTCGCATGCTCCACGTTCCCATTTTGGATCAATGCAAAATTTTCGTCCCCCACGACAGCAATACCAACAATATTCTTCCAACCGATTCCAACCATACACCCCTAGAGCACAGGGTTTCCCCAGACATCGTCACCCCTATAATCGCCGATAG